GATGTCTTTGGAGACTACCATTCTGACTAAATTTTTCACAGTACTCACATTGGTAAGGTTTATCACCAGTTTGTATACAAAGATGTTTGTGGAGATTAGTCTTATCACTACATCTttttccacagtactgacacTGGCAAGTTTTATCACAAGTGTGTACACGAAGATGTTTTTGGAGATCACCATTCTGATTAAATCCTTTTCTACAGTAATGACATTGGTAAGATTTATCTCCCATGTGTATACAAAGATGAGTTTGAAGATTACCATTCTGAGTAAATCCttttccacagtactgacattggtaAGGTTTGTCACCAGTGTGTATACGAAGATGAATCCTCAATGATGACTGACAAGAAAGTTTCTTTCCACAATATTCACACATATTATCTGTATTCTCAACTAGCAGTTTATCATTGGAAATGAGTTCTTTGACAATTATCTAAAAATAGATagtaaattttatttctgcCAAAAGAATTACCCTACCTTCTTCAAAACTAGCTGTAATCCCAAGTTCTCTTGCATATTGTTCACCATACCATACATAGAGTTCATTACCAGGATAGATATGCTTGAATGAGCGATAATAGATGTTACCACAATACTGAAAACCTATTAAATTCTGTTCATCTACATTGCGAGCACAGTTAATAAATCGTAACCAATTACTTTGCTTATCTGATCGACCATCAATATAATATGACCTCTCTCCATTATGCTTCacctaaataaatttaaaaaagtaatcctttttattattttattacaataccTCCCACATGTAGCTAGTATCTTCTCCTTCAGTGAGCTAACATTCTCCTTCCTTCAAAAGGACCAAACCTAACTCCACGAGGTATAAACTGTGTAGCAAAAACACCCAGACCATCATTGGGTATCTTAGAAGGTTTAACAGTTAGTTCAGATGGAACAAATACAGTAGTATATTGTAGAGATGCTTCATCATGACCACTAGAAGAATCTAAAGTTAGTAAGGGTCTATGAACAGGACAATCACCATGATGAATTTCTTCACAGTTATTACAATCTAATAATACAAGTTTTATAAGTAACCGTATTGATACTAAACTTACAAAAGATATTCATCTTCATCAGATAGTTTATCTTCTCTGTATTCTTTTTGGTGAATTAATCTCTTTGGATATCGCTCACTAACTGGACATTGAGGTACATCACCACTGTATTAAGAAAAAACATCAGCAATACTGATATAATCTAACTTACACATCTTCAATATCAAATCCTTCAAAGTCTTCATATTCTTCATTATCATCTCCAAATAACTCAAAAAACTCATTAGACAACTTGTAATCAAGGCTCTCAATATAGGTTCCTCCTCTTTTAAGGGAGGGTATCatgaaaaatcaatattttttatgtttacttaaaaataatCATTAGGTGGTATATAGctcagaatattttttttcagatattttcTAGCTACCATTAGCTAGAAAAAAATAGTTGTTTCAGCTATTTTTCCAGGATGTAAAAGGACTTCCTGTTGAGGTTGAAATCGGGTGGGCCCGTTATGTGATGTCATCAAAGGGAGAGAAATAAAGCGTTGCAATGGAAAGAAAGCGACAACTCGATCAGTTTTTCTGGCACCAATGATGCTGACAGCTATACAGCTAGTGAAATAAGACTGTCTTGATCCTTTTCCAGTTGTGAGGGAGAAAATCCAGATCCTATAGAGAGCAGTCATGAAGATACAGGTTCAGAAATCATAGAACCATACAGTTTTGAGCCGATTGCAAGTGGTGAATACTCTTCATCGCACTCTCCAGTGGAATACGAAAGTAAATTCTCCAGGCTTGACAATACAGACTGGTAAGTCTTTCAAATAATAGAAGTATAGTCCTATTTATAGTACTGTTCTGCCTTTTGTAGGTGTCAATGTGGACAATGTGAAGTGATGGCAACAGGCCGTGAATGTGTGTGTTGCTGTGAAATAGACATTGTCAAAGACAAGATGAAACAGAGTAGCAATGAGGTACATTGTATCATAGACCATGAAGGGTTTCAATCTGTGTGCTTAAATGTATGGGTGCTACAGACAGCCTATTTTAGTTACAGGAGTTGTTATGGAGACACTGGAGAAAAATCTGTTCATGAGTAAGTTTGCccacacataatattattatacatcgCTTCACGTTGCATTCTTATTTCCTGCAGACGTTACCGCTATATGACATACTGCCAGCTAACCAGTTGGTGCTGGGGATGGCTCGGGAAAAGAGTAAGAGTAATTTTACCAAGTTGTGCAGTAAAGAAGATTAGGAACACTTTTCCATCTGATTTTAGTAACTACACAGGTTTCAAATATCCACATTTGTGAAGTTTGTTTGTTATGCAtacaatagttattattatGACAATCCAAATCTACTCTTATGACTTGAAATGGCAGTGTCAGTCTGGCCTTGTGTATTGACTACTTAATGGTGCTAGCTCCTCATCATGTACACTTGCATCCCCTCTACTGCCATCTATACAGAGTTCAAATGTCTTTCTAATTACATTGTTAACATATCCTGCAGTGAAATTATAGTGAACAATTAACACCTTGACAAAGAACAAAGATTATTGGTATTTAGTTAGCATGTCTTACCATATGTTTGGTCTACGGTCACTTTGCAAACAATGTACCTCCCTTTCTTGTATTTGGGAAACACAATGTCAAACTGTTCCTTGCCCTGTTTTGGTTACTGCCTGATCACGATTAGAGTTTTCATTAAAGTGTAGTGATGCCAACTCCAACCTGCAAAATTGTATAATGGGAGGCAATAACAACTATTCTTACAAAAATAACTTGGTAGTAAGCAAAAGAAACCTTAATTCACAAATTAATACACACCTGCAATGCATCCCTTAATAAGAAAAGGCATTTGACTTTGGTGCGAAGTGGATAACCACACTGTGGTAGGCCTCTAAAGATGATGTCTGGTATTCTAGAGACAGACGTGTCAAATCCTTGCACAGAGAGGTGTTTGTCAGCAAAGCATGTTTACACCTTGCTGTGTAAAAGGTCTATACTTGTATAGATGCGCATGGATTAGCAGaaatctctctctccctttgaTGACATCACATAACGGCCCCACCCAATTTCAACCTCAACAGGAAACGTTTGTAGCTTATTGAAAAATAGCTGGAAACAACTATTTTTTTCTAGCTAATGGTAGCCagaaaaaatctgaaaaaaaaatatgctgaGCTATGTATCACCAAAGgattctttttaaattaaaaaaaaatatagtgatTTTTCATGATACCCTCCCTTTAAATTTAAAGGTTTGTAAAATTTATTCTGCTGTAGTTTTTGCTTTTTCAAGACTCTCGAGACTTGATGATCCTACCATTATAAAGAGATAGTACAACATTACATCTGCATCAAATACTTGTTTTCCTATATTACACTGTATTACTACTGGAATAAAACATAAAGAATTAAatccatattatatatatatattattacctctcatgtcttttgttttttttcttcatcacACAAGTCTCTAGAGCAGGTCTCCATTCATCtccactatcactactactattactacaattacTATATCGTCTCCTTCTCCTTTTTCTAATTTTACTCTTCTTTTGGGACTTAACATCTAAACCTACACACAATCTTTATGACTTTTTATTTACCATGCAATATAGTATTTTACCTAAAGTTTTCATGAGTTCAATATTCTTCTCTAGTCTTCTCATCTCACACTcgcataattgttttgttacatgtGCCACTCAGACTAgctgataaacaaaataacagccACAATTTCCGTTAAAAATACTAGCCCCTCCCACTAAAATTTTATTGGTCTTaccaaaaaagtaataataattgtttttaattacaagtTAAGAGGATCATCTGTTGAAATGGTAGGTTGTGATAGTTTTGCTCTTTTAcgaaataaatatctttctttaGCAGACATAGCAGTATCTTCATTTGTTAGCAAACAAACGTCGTCTTTTCTCCTCTTGATTCTCCTCAACAACACTGGCTACACTTTCATGAAGATTGTCACTATGATCCATCTTGAGTTGTTTGTCATCATGTTCAGGTGATAAATCTGATGACAGTTCTCTAGATTCTTCATTATCTActacattatttataatatcattttgagtttcatgctctATGTCTTGGAATAATTCTATTGTCTTTATACTTTGTTTGTcctcttttgtttttacttttactcAAACTCTACTTTTCTTTTGGGATTTGACATCTAAACCTACACACAATCTTTATGACTTTTTATTGAAAATGCAATAGTATTATACCTAAAGTTTTCATGAGTTCAATATTCTTTTCAACGTTCTTTAATCTTCTCTTCTCATAGTCACATAATTCTTGCATTACATCTGCCATTTTGAACACCTCAGCTCAGACTAGCTGGGTAAAGTTCACCATTGTCAGACTAGCTGATAAACAAGATAACAGCCACTATTTCCGTTAAAAATACTAACGCCTCCCACTAAAATTTATTGGTTCTTaccaaaatacttttattaataataataattatttttaattaaatattatgaaGGTTTAATCAGCATCAGTTGAAATTGTAGGTTGTGATAGTTTTTTGCTCTCTTAGGAGCTAAATATCTTTCTTTAGCAGACATACCAGTATCTTCATTTGTTCTTTAGCAAACAAATGTTGTCTTTTCTCCTCTTGACTCTCCTCAACAACACTAGCTATACTTTCATGAAGATTATCACTATGATCCATCTATTCTTGAGTAGTTTGTCATCATGTTCAGGTGATAAATCTGATGACAGTTCTCTAGATGCTTCATTATGCAGGTGTCCATTCATCTCCACTATCACTGCTATTATTACTACAATTACTATATTGTctccttctctttttttaactcTATTCTTGTTTTAATTTGGGCCTTAACATCTAAACCTACACAATCTTTATTACgtcaataaaaaagaaacactgCTATCACTGGTTAGAAGTGTTTACATGACTTCACTTAGTCCACCAGCTACAGTGACAATGTATTCTGTTAAAGGGCTTTGGAACTTTGAGACTACTCACCCTGGAGGTATTTTAACTTCTCTAGATCTGTATTGACCATGTGTAATGTTGTCACTATGGTAACTTAATAAAGCGATAACAATAAGGTTTAGacaaaataattagtttttagaTTGAATACAGAGATAGACAACCATTCTGACTAAATcgttttccattagtaaggTTTATCACCAGTGTGTATATGAACATGAGCTTGGAGATGACAGCTTTGACTAAATCCTTtaccacagtactgacattggtaAGGTTTATCACCAGTGTGTATACGAAGATGAGTTTGGAGATTACAGCTTTGATTAAATCCTTTCCCACAGTACAGACATTGATAAGGTTTATCACCAGTGTGTGTACGAAGATGAGTTTGGAGACTACTGCTTTGATAAAATCCTTTTTGACAGTGCTGACATTGGTAAGGTCTATCACCAGTGTGTATACGAACATGAGTTTGGAGATTACCACTATGGCTAAATCCttttccacagtactgacattggtaAGGTTTATCACCAGTGTGTGTGCGAAGATGTCTTTGGAGACTACCACTCTCACTAAATCCTTTTCCACAGTACTCACATTGGTAAGGTCTATCACCAGTGTGTATACGAAGATGTCTTTGGAGATCACCACTCGAACAAAATCCttttccacagtactgacattggtaAGGTTTATTACCAGTATGTATACGAAGATGAGTTTGGAGATTACTATTCACACTAAATCCTTTTCCACAATACTCACATTGGTAAGGTTTATCACCAGTGTGTATACGAAGATGAGTTTGGAGATTACCTTTCTTACTAAATCCTTTTCCACAGTACTCACATTGGTAAGGTTTATCACCAGTGTGTATACGAAGATGAATTTGGAGATTACCATTCTGACTAAATCCttttccacagtactgacatttgTAACGTTTATCACAAGTGTGTATACGAAGATGTTTTTGGAGATCACCATTCCGATTAAATCCTTTTCTACAGTAATGACATTGGTAAGATTTATCACCCATGTGTATAAGAAGATGTTTTCGGAGACTACCATTATGACTAAATCCTTTTCCACAATACTGACATTGGTAAGATTTACCACCAGTGTGTCTACGAAGATGAATCCTCAATGATGACTGACAATAAAATTTCTTTCCACAATGATCACACATATTATCTGGATTCTCAACTAGCAGTTTATCATCAGAAATGACTTCTTTCTTATGATTTCTTCCATTTACATTAAGTTGCTCATGTTTACGAATGTGGTCTTGTAACTGATACAATTCACAAAAACTTTCTTGACATTTTTGACAAGTAAAACATTGaggattagcagcaagacaaTTAGGATTATGTCGAATATGCAAATCAAAATTAgctttcaaaacaaaactacttcCACAATTTTTGCAATTATAAAGTTGACAattatctaaaaataaatagtaaattttatttctgcCAAAAGAATTACCCTACCTTCTTCAAAACTAGTTATGATCCCAAGTTCTCTCGCATATTGTTCACCATACCATACATAGAGTTCATTACCAGAATAGATATGCTTGAATGAGCGATAATAGATGTTACCATGATACTGAAAAGCTATCAAATTCTGTTCATCTACATTGCGAGCACAGTTAATAAATCGTAACCAATTACTTTGCTTATCTGATCGACCATCAATATAATATGACCTCTTTCCAATACGCTTCacctaaataattttaaaatgtaatccttttttattattttattacagtacCTCCCACATGTAGCTAGTATCTTCTCCTTTAGTGAGCTCTTCTTTTAACACTCTCCTTCCTTCATAAGGACCAAACCTAACTCCACGAGGTATAAACTGCTTAGCAAAAACACCCAGTCCAGCATTGGGTATCTTAGAAGGTTTAACAGTTAATTCAGATGGAACAAATAAAGTAGTGCATTGTAGAGATGCTTCATCATGACCACTAGAAGGATCTAGAGTTAGTAAGGGTCCATGAACAGGACAGTTACCAAGATGAATTTCCTCACAGTTGTCACAGACTAATAATGAAAGTTGTAGAAGTAACTATATTGATACTAAACTTACAGAGATATTCATCTTCATCAGATAGTTCATCTTCTCTGTATTCTTTTTGGTGACTTAATCTCTTAGGATATCGTTCACTAACTGCACACTGAGGTACATCACCACTGTATTAAGATAAATATATCATCAATATTGATATTATCTAATTTACACATCTTCAATATCAAATCCTTCAAAGTCTTTATAttcttcattattatcatctcCAAATAACTTGAAAAAACTTATTAGACAACTTGCAATCAAGGCTCTCAAATGAAGGCTCCTCCCCCTCACAGGTTTGTAATATTTCTTCTGTTCTGGTTTTTTCGCTTTAAGGCTCTTGTAACTTAGTGATTTAAACACAAAAGAATGATgtccatattttatttacaagtcTATTACCTTtcatgacatttgttttttttcttcatcacACAAGTCTCTAGAGCAGGTCTCCATTCATCTCCACTAtcactgctactattactacaattacTATATCGTCTCCTTCTCCTTTTTCTAATTCTACTCTTCTTTTGGGACTTAACATctaaacatacacacaatctTTATGACTTTTTATTTACCATGCAATATACCTAAAGTTTTCATGTGCTCAATATTCTTTTCAACATTCTGTAGTCTTCTCTTCTCTGAGTCACATAATTCTTGCATTACATCTGCCATTTTGAATTCATCAGACTAGCTAGTTTCGAGGCAGAGGTTTTGCAAGGGGAGGGAATATCTGGACAACTTGCACTCAAGTCTGGACAactatgaatatcattatattTAAAGATCACATGACTTGTGATAAAATTGTAATCCTTTTTTTATAACACTTTCCAGTCTGCTTGTATcttaattagttttattttaattagatCGTCGTGTGGTCCCTTACAATCACATGACATAAACAATTTCATTGTTCTGCAAGAAatcaaataacaattttaacagAACaccatattttgttaaaaatactagCCCCTCTTACTAAAATTTTATTGGTTcttatcaaaaataataataattttttaaattaaaaattgagAAGTTTCAATCATCATCTGTTGAAATCGTAGGTTGTAATAGGTTTGCTCTCTTACGAGCTAAATATCTTTCTTTAGCAGACATACCAGTATCTTCATTTGTTCTTTTAGCAAACAAACGTTGTCTTTTATCCTCTTGACTCTCCTCAACAACACTGGCTACATTTTCACAAAGATTATTACTATGATCCACCATGAGTTGTTTTTCATCATGTTCAGGTGATAAATCTGATGACAGTTTTCTAGATTCTTCATTATCTACTACATTATCTATAACATCATTTCGAGTGTTATCCTCATCTTGAGATAATTCTATTGTTTTTATATGCTTTGTTTGTCCTCctttttatttcactttttgtTGAAAGAGGCAAACATCACCTTCTTTACGACCTCCATCTCTAAATTCCTCACTCATCATCAcaggaaaaatatattgaatacattCATTGTTTTTATGTTGAAAATGTATCGGTATTTTGTgtaattacattataatataccAACAAAAATGTGCCATGTATTTTTTTAGatgtcatatatatacatgatatattacatattttgtacaacaattgtaacattgttgtaatatatacattattaataccACTGGcatttatacaatgtatatattacaactCTTTTTACAACAATTGTAACattgttgtaatatatacattattaaaacaattgttgtttatacaatttgtatatTACAATCCTTTTGTCatgattgtaaaatatttcatctATAATATCACTGTATTTATACCATTGTATTaacattgtaaattttcacattgtgtatttgtaattaattatataaaacaaaaatcaaacagtttatatacatgaataatatgactataatataatattgtaaaaaacCCTTGGAAATGACACaattttatgtaatataatcatatttacaACATATAATAATTCTGCTTAAAAATTTTACAGCATCTACTGGGGTTAATTTAGGGTGTGGTCAATGAGTGAAAAAATAGTATTTGAATGATCTCTAAGGGAAAAAAGGAAATTGGTGAAACAGTTGAATATATACAACAATGATTACTTAGTATTAATCATTACCAGTAGTCTACTCATTCGTGTAatggttattaattatattagatctCAACTCTTTTTTTGACGTATTTTCCGACGTATCTGGGCGGATTTCAGAACGGACCAGTCAACGGATTGTCCTTCTGGGCCACCATAGATAACAGTCCACTATTTCAATTAAAATACTAACCTCGCTCACTACAATTTAATTGGTTTCTcaaatttgttaataattatcaGTAGTAGTTGATGAGGTGCCAGTTTCATGATTTTCTGAATGATGAGATAATGACacaaaaaattaccaaaagcaGTAAAAGAAGAGTTGACCCTGAAAGTCATTACTTAAAGGGAATTAGTTAACAAAAAAGTTTTGGGCAACTTATGATGACAGAAATAGTGATTGACAACATTCTCTAAGTAAGCAACATTGATTTGATTATTGTACACTTCTGTTCTCTAATATCCATAACATCATCAAATGACCTGGCAATATCAAGTTGAGGCATTAGCTGATGGAATAATCTTAGAAGACATGTTTGGAGTTCTTTTACTTGTGGACATTTGTCTACTAATGATGCACTTGGTTTGTGACTCTTGCACTATATCTGAAATTGAATACAATAGAAAGTATATTGTCaatattaattgaaaaaaaataatattataaagatTGTTGCCAACTGCCAAGTGCTTTAGTGTAAGGAAATTAACAATCAATATTTAGGACATTGACTTAGTCCCCATAGTAATAGTGTTAGATTGTAGCAAGAATTACTGAAACAATAtctacagatatatatatatatatatatatcattataactGGCCAAAATTTAAAAGCTAAATTTTTTTGGCGTCATTTTTACAATATATTCATGCAAGACTTTACTTTTGGAGTAGCTtatatagtttaattataatgACTCTTCTAGTCCACCAATTGCAAACTTGCAGTTCTTTCACTGGATAATCTACAGAAAGAATAGCAACTACTATACTGGTGGGACTTGCCTGCTTGCTACATTGTACTTCCTGCTTCACCACtctttatatttgttatgttcAACTAATTGgactaatattacataattgtttatttagtaaatatgcACTATAAATAGTCTTGACTTAGCAGATGAAGCCATGTATAATTTGGAAAATAACAGATGAAGCCATTATTTAGGCAACAAAGCTGCCAGACAAAAGCGTCTGCAGTACTTTCGCACTGTAATACTGCAATAAATCTGTAATAGGAATGTAACATGAGAACATTGTGCAACTGAGATTCACACAAAGCGCTTTGGCTGACTCACGCGACTGTAGTGCATAACAAACAAATGCTCTCTCGCAGTTCAATCGTGATATTTTATCCACTGATATCGATGTCAACTTAACACAAGCAATAGTTATATCTTTGGTCGTTATGGGCGTACTTTAGAAAGCGAAAATAACTTCTAAATTATCGCATTTTAACAAGCTGTGGATTACATGTAGTCTATGTTTGTATGGAAAGTGGGCGGGCTCTCAGATTGTTAGTGAGCTCAGTTTAACTTGTTTTTGTTACATCTCAAGAATCCTAACCTTTTATATTGTTGCAGACAATTGTCAATAATGATACATATTATCCTATAAACCAACCTTGTAATAATTCCAATGACATTATCTTTAAGCTTAGCCaaatttttgtataattatacacaaaattatgaaattgcAATTCATATGTGTGTACTTCCTTCACAATAATAACTCTAGATGATCACATCCAGAGGGATAGCAAGACCTTCCTGTTACAGTGTATTCTTTAATTCATTTAATGTCAATGCAATGAAAGCTATATAAATGTTTGAGGAGACACTAAAATTAAACAGTTTCTTATTTGTCTTTCTGGCTCCTACGCCGATATATTATATGAGCATTTAATTGGCTCAGGATAGCCttccatcttttttttttcttcttttttctgtaGCTTGAGTCTATTTGGGTATTTTTGTGAACATGATCTATTATTTGCAAGGAAAAAAAGTAGTAGTACTCATTTTATATTACAAGGCTGCCTAAATTGTAAATCCAAATAACATTTTCTGGAATACACCAAACAAGAAGTTATACTAATGCTTAACATACATCTTA
The genomic region above belongs to Gigantopelta aegis isolate Gae_Host unplaced genomic scaffold, Gae_host_genome ctg4627_pilon_pilon, whole genome shotgun sequence and contains:
- the LOC121392832 gene encoding P2X purinoceptor 7-like; translation: LLTEANITFFTTSISKFFTHHFIICEGENPDPIESSHEDTGSEIIEPYSFEPIASGEYSSSHSPVEYESKFSRLDNTDWCQCGQCEVMATGRECVCCCEIDIVKDKMKQSSNEVHCIIDHEGRYRYMTYCQLTSWCWGWLGKRVRVILPSCAVKKIRNTFPSDFSNYTGFKYPHL